The Epinephelus lanceolatus isolate andai-2023 chromosome 8, ASM4190304v1, whole genome shotgun sequence genome includes a window with the following:
- the LOC117258696 gene encoding uncharacterized protein LOC117258696, translated as MNPSPDRGKECLPPKKRESRQGSAEHHVLLDEFKPPVPLRSRSSAGGGDGGREAGDRDRALINPNAHLLHTPPPLPVPAPGLPLPLPWHLSYSPSVSLPLFPGQVGERRGSGSPAWRDDPLSSPLPHHSRWLRGEGPLSLPPSPSSSSASSFKTPFPADSREIWSYINSGRRDNSSSLFSPSYLFSHHSPFPQDPSFVEARHRYLSKRPNGLDGPGSRTASTSRPLLTGEYGNDSSRTRLDISPHSSHTNGGRRQQEDITSRVHSGGPFLSDSQAQEGPEPHSSLQDRHPHGIGKTSSNLLSTSPHPLGPVPRAGRGGLLDPLGATPAEAQIYYSLGSVCHPSPQVQAYPLYSPSGTALYNLHREPGPRQHNLRNSPHSPLGLPNSHDRSQRDRDRDQERDREKLLQRDRERAKDKEKHLQHDKDQERDSERERRRDRERDRDRGRELSPSHHHTSPPALHPSPPALLPHFTKGSLIELASGRLKRVEELRTEDFLRSADTSPEFHLSTCTVLLISASSAQGFSHLQVHLTDRNTQELLKVLVEYPFFVQDRGWSSCCPQRTTQLYGLPCRQLMEGDICLALTPTPTQTHRTHTRIGSRAHRTQLPSRAAGEPSSSHREEMPPPPPPPPLPHHPPPTAPAPPRTLAAEPPALPEQPRPRKRRWSAPDTLSSTGTDESLLDLPHGSKLMKWQ; from the exons ATGAATCCCAGCCCCGACCGCGGCAAAGAGTGCCTCCCTCCCAAGAAGAGGGAGTCTCGGCAAGGATCGGCAGAACACCACGTCCTGCTGGACGAGTTTAAACCCCCTGTGCCTCTCCGGAGTCGGTCCAGCGCAGGGGGAGgagacggagggagggaggccgGTGACAGGGACCGAGCTCTGATTAACCCAAACGCCCATCTCCTACATACTCCTCCACCCCTTCCTGTTCCAGCACCAGGCCTCCCCCTGCCCCTACCATGGCACCTGAGctactctccctctgtctctctcccccttttccCGGGGCAGGTTGGCGAGCGGAGGGGCTCAGGTTCTCCTGCCTGGAGAGATGATCCTCTCTCCTCACCCCTGCCCCACCACTCCAGATGGCTCAGAGGGGAAGGGCCCCTCTCCTTGCCACCTTCCCCATCTTCCTCCTCCGCTTCCTCCTTTAAGACTCCCTTCCCAGCTGATTCTAGAGAGATATGGTCCTACATTAACAGTGGCAGGCGGGACAacagctcctctctcttctccccaTCATATCTGTTTAGCCACCACTCTCCCTTCCCCCAAGATCCAAGCTTTGTTGAAGCCAGACACAGATACCTGAGCAAGAGGCCCAATGGCCTGGACGGACCAGGCAGCAGGACTGCCTCAACCTCCAGGCCTCTGCTCACAGGAGAATATGGGAACGATAGCAGCAGAACACGTCTGGACATTAGTCCACACAGTTCCCATACCAACGGTGGACGGAGACAGCAGGAGGATATAACATCACGCGTTCATTCTGGAGGGCCATTTTTGTCAGACTCTCAAGCTCAGGAGGGCCCTGAGCCACATTCCTCACTGCAGGACAGACATCCGCATGGGATAGGTAAGACCAGCTCCAATTTACTCTCAACCAGTCCCCATCCCCTCGGACCAGTTCCCAGGGCAGGTAGAGGGGGACTATTGGACCCCCTAGGGGCCACACCAGCTGAAGCCCAGATCTACTACTCCTTGGGATCAGTGTGCCACCCCAGCCCTCAGGTCCAGGCCTACCCGCTCTACAGCCCCTCAGGAACAGCTCTGTACAACCTGCACAGGGAGCCAGGACCCAGGCAGCACAATCTAAGGAACTCACCACACTCACCCCTGGGTCTGCCTAACAGCCATGACAGGTCGCAAAGAGACCGGGACAGAGAccaagaaagagacagagaaaaactccTACAAAGGGACAGGGAGCGAgctaaagacaaagagaagcaCCTACAACATGACAAAGACCAAGAAAGAGACAGTGAGCGTGAGAGACGAcgggacagagaaagagacagagacagagggagagagttaTCTCCGTCCCATCATCACACCTCACCCCCGGCCCTTCACCCGTCTCCCCCTGCGCTCCTACCTCACTTCACCAAGGGTTCTCTGATTGAGTTGGCCAGCGGGCGGTTGAAGCGGGTGGAGGAGCTGCGGACCGAGGACTTCCTGAGGAGCGCAGATACCTCCCCAGAGTTCCACCTCAGCACCTGCACCGTGCTCCTGATTTCAGCCAGCAGTGCACAGGGCTTCAGCCACCTGCAGGTCCACCTCACAGACCGCAACACTCAG GAGTTACTGAAGGTCTTGGTGGAGTATCCGTTCTTTGTACAGGACCGAGGCTGGTCTTCTTGCTGCCCTCAGAGAACCACGCAGCTGTATGGCCTCCCCTGCCGCCAGCTCATGGAGGGGGACATCTGCCTGGCTCTCACCCCTACACCCACCCAAACCCACCGGACACACACGCGTATCGGCTCCAGGGCCCATCGCACGCAACTCCCCTCAAGGGCTGCGGGAGAGCCCAGCAGCTCGCACAGGGAGGAGatgccacctccacctcctcctccccctttaCCCCACCACCCGCCTCCTACCGCGCCGGCCCCTCCACGCACTCTGGCTGCGGAGCCTCCCGCTCTCCCAGAGCAGCCGCGTCCACGCAAACGGCGCTGGTCTGCCCCGGATACCCTTTCCTCAACTGGAACTGATGAAAGCCTCTTGGATTTACCTCATGGCTCCAAGCTAATGAAGTGGCAGTAG